TGGAAGAAGTTCGGGTTCGGGCCCTGGCCGCAGTCGATGAGGTGCTCCAGCGCCATCCGGACCAGACCATTCTTTTGGCCGCCCACCGGGTGGTCAACAAGGTGCTGATCGCCGCCTTTATCGGGCTGGACAACTCCCATTTCTGGCGCATCGGTCAGGATACCACTGCCATCAATCGCTTTGACAAGGTCGGCCCCATATGGAACATCGTCACCATCAACGACAACTGCCACCTACGTTCCATGGCCCGCGGGGAATATGTCGACTTTTAGCCAAAATCCCATACCCGTAAAAGTCTATTTAGTGTTCCCAAGTACAACTGGGGAACGGGTTAAATCAGGTTTCTTATTTTTGCAGCTTGGCTGTTGACAGAATGCGAGCGATAAGCTGACTGGTGGAGCGATCAGGGATCAGGGGGATGATCATTACCTGGCCGCCCCAGGATTCTACTTCCTGGCGACCGACAATTTGCTCTAAATTATAATCCCCGCCTTTGACCAGGATATCCGGCTTCAGGGTTTGGATCAGGGCCAGCGGGGTGTCTTCGCTGAACAATACCACCCCCGCCACACAGGCCAGGGCAGCCAGGATTTGAGCCCGATCGGCCTCGGGGGTCAGGGGCCGTTTGGGTCCCTTGGCCAGTCGTTGGACCGAACTGTCGGTATTAAGTCCCACCAACAAAAGGTCTCCCAGAGAGCGGGCGGCTTCCAAAAAGTATACATGTCCGGCGTGCAGCAGGTCAAAGCAGCCGTTGGTAAAGACTACTCGCTGTCCCTGCGCCTGGGCTGCTTGCACGTGCTGACGGGCCGCCTCCCAGGTCATGATCTTATGGCGGGTATCAAACTCAGGCATAACCCACCCGGGCCACGGTGAGCACTTCCACCTGGCGGGCCCCCGCCTTTCTTAGCACTTTGGCACATTCGCTGACCGTGGCCCCGGTGGTGAACACGTCATCGATCAGCAGGATATTTTTTCCGGCAACGGCCTCAGGGTTAGTCACCGCAAAGGCGCGGCGCACGTTCTCTAACCGCTCTTTGCCGCTTAAGCCGACCTGAGGAGTCGTCCAACGGCTCCGGATGAGCAGGTCACGGCCCAGCGGTACAGCTGAAAAGGCTTGAGCCAGAATCAGGGCCTGGTTGAAACCGCGGCTCCTGACCCGGCGGGGATGCAGGGGCACCGGCAGGATGAGGTCGGCGGCTTGGGCCATCTCCAGTCCTGCCGGAGTAGCCAGCCATTCTTTCAGCACCCGGGCATAGACC
This window of the Deltaproteobacteria bacterium genome carries:
- the rfaE2 gene encoding D-glycero-beta-D-manno-heptose 1-phosphate adenylyltransferase, whose protein sequence is MPEFDTRHKIMTWEAARQHVQAAQAQGQRVVFTNGCFDLLHAGHVYFLEAARSLGDLLLVGLNTDSSVQRLAKGPKRPLTPEADRAQILAALACVAGVVLFSEDTPLALIQTLKPDILVKGGDYNLEQIVGRQEVESWGGQVMIIPLIPDRSTSQLIARILSTAKLQK
- a CDS encoding ComF family protein codes for the protein MALRKFGCVRLQNFGLTILDFFLPRFCLFCGAAVNSEPGAVICPDCRSQVQWIHSPMCPVCGAPFKGVGFDHLCGNCQLHPPPYHRARAVAFYEGVVLEAIHRFKYHRRQVYARVLKEWLATPAGLEMAQAADLILPVPLHPRRVRSRGFNQALILAQAFSAVPLGRDLLIRSRWTTPQVGLSGKERLENVRRAFAVTNPEAVAGKNILLIDDVFTTGATVSECAKVLRKAGARQVEVLTVARVGYA